In Lolium rigidum isolate FL_2022 chromosome 3, APGP_CSIRO_Lrig_0.1, whole genome shotgun sequence, the genomic window tacctcaaagagtagttgtaggttatagaatgtgcattgattatcgaaaagttaataaggttactaacaaagatcattaccctttgccttttattgatcaaatgttagaaaggttatctaaaaatactcatttttttctttcttgatggttattctgggttttcacaaattgctgttaaaactaaagatcaagagaaaaccactttcacttgtccctatggaacttatgcttataggcgtatgccttttggtttatgtaatgctcctgctacttttcaaagatgcatgtctgctatttttcatggcttttgtgagagtattgtagaggtattcatggatgatttttctgtctatgggaattcttttgatagttgcttgcgaaaccttgataaagttttgcagtagatgtgaagaaactaaccttgttcttaattgggagaaatgccactttatggttaatgaaggaattgtattgggacataaaatttccgagagaggtattgaagttgatagagctaaagttgaagccattgagaagatgccctatcctagggatgttaaaggtattcgtagtgttcttggtcatgtctgggttttataggagatttattaaagacttctctaagatttcaaagcctcttactaatcttcttcaaaaagatgtaccttttgtttttgatgatgattgtaaggaagctttgaaactgtaaagaaagccttaacaactgcccctatagttgaacctcccgattggaacttaccatttgaaattatgtgcgatgctagtgattttgctgtaggcgctgttcttggacaacgagtagataaaaaactgaatgttattcattatgctagtaaaactcttgatgctgctcaaagaaattatgctactactgaaaaagaattgttagctgtagtctttgcttgtgataaatttagatcttatattgttgattcaaaagttacgattcatactgatcatgccgcaattagataccttatgacaaagaaagatgctaagccaaggcttattagatgggtacttcttttgcaagaatttgatttacatattgtagataggaaaggtgctgataattctgttgctgataatttgtctagattggaaaatattgcttatgatcatgttcctgttaatgatagttttccaaatgaacaattggctgtaataaaggtgagctcgcgagacagtccttggtatgccgattatgctaactttattgtttccaagtacttgcctccaaccttttcagctcagcaaaggaggaaattcttttatgacttgaggcattatttttgggatgacccacatttatataaagaaggagtggatggtattctcgcgaagatgtgttcccgaatatgaacaccaagagatattgagtaaatgtcatggtagtgcttatggaggacatcacgccggagatagaaccgcgcaaaaggttctacaatcaggtttctattggccaactctcttcaaagatgcaaggaagtttattttatcttgtgatgaatgtcaaagggttggtaatatctccagacgcaatgaaatgcctatgaattatactcttgttattgaaccgtttgattgttggggatttgacttcatgggaccttttccctcttcagaaggtaacactcatatacttgttgctgttgattatgttactaaatgggtggaagccatacctacaaaaagtgctgatggtgagacctctttaagaatgcttttagacattatttttcctagatttggagttcctagatatattatgacagatggaggttctcagtttattcatggtggttttagaaaaactcttgctaaatatggtattaatcatagaattgcttctgcttatcatcctcaaactagtgggcaagtagaactatcaaatagagaaattaaatctatcttgcaaaagactgttaataaaactagaaagaagtgggctagtaaattgaaggaagcgctatgggcttatagaactgcttataaaaaccccatgggaatgtcaccttataaaatggtttatggaaaagcttgtcatttacctttagaactagagcacaaagcttattgggcacgttatagaattaaataaagatcctaaactagccggtaataagaggttgctgcaattaagttctctagatgaatggagaagtgaagcttatgaaaatgctaaactctttaaagataaagttaagaaatggcatgatagaaggattatcaaaagagagtttaatattggggataaagtcctattgtatcggtctcgtctcggattctttgcagggaaattactctcgaaatgggaaggaccatatgttgttgaggaggtgtatcgttccagagcaattaaaattagttctctccaaggcaatgccacgcaagtggtgaatggacaaagactcaagcattatatctcaggtgattcttataatgttgatgttgatattattcgagtggaaacaccggaggctttcatcaaaggtcaatttgacagtccgccagaactcgactttgaataggtaacagtacaggtaataaaaagttcacgatttactttccgaacaatgcttttgctgtttttggaaaatatgaaaaattacgagatcgaaacggagtggaggagacgcacgagggcgtgtccccataggctggcgcgggccccagcctggccgcgccgccctatgaggacaccgccttgtTGCCCCTTtccaactctggttcgacctggtactttccgtttgttgtgaaaactcctgctatataatcccccggacccctggaggtccgtatatcgttttctcgacgtgttttgttttgagctgtttctgccaggatctgtctttggtctagagcaccatggtctccaacaacaaggacaaggagccttcggagaaaggtatccaagaccccgagttgaaggaagcttggaagacaggatggagaagctagaacaagaggtcttcaactacaagaagatggccgagcgtgaagtggatatcttccacaagattgtatcTGAACTCATTgcggaacacgagaaggaaactgcaaagctatggggcgacatcctctcactgcacgacaccaccaacaaactccaagctcaactctatgacgttcataatcagaactgtgagtatgaaaacaggtttaaacacataagccatgctgctagtttcgggattcccgagaccaagatgtcatttgttgatggagagcctctttcttggaagtctgaagacgggaattcatcaccaccatcgccaaaggattgattcatcatcggtattggcatccccttggtttgttccaagcttgggggagtgccgcggtatcacatcatcactaccttttactttttactatcaagtagtgtcatatcatgagtagggaagttatcgtataagatgggttgcagtgtggaagtatctctcctttagtttgtctatgtatcccttggtgtgagttatcgttatgaaatattaatgagaagtcttatcatttacatattgcacaccttattttagtttgcaatttctactatatgattgatcttgattttagtattggtaccactttgggagcattgagtaaatctatttggttttggcaaacttagcattggtcaatagcaacaacaccttgaggtttaagtagaaaagagaattacatatagttgtttcattgttttcctttcttgttagcttatagcttattattctaaagttaaaattgtttgtgcttacaagaaagatgcatgattatgtctatcacatgtatacttgcttgtttccctcaactcttatgcttgctaattaaccttgctagccaaagacctgtactgagagggaatgcttctcgtgcatccaaacctgaacccaaacctatgccatttgtgtccactatatctacctactgcatggtatttcctgccattccaagtaaatacttcatgtgctacctttaaacaattcaaaatttgttacttcttatttgtgtcaatgttttatagctcatgaggaagtatgtggtgttttatctttcagtcttgttaggcgacctccactaatggactagtggcttcatccacttatcctataattttgcaaaaagagtcggtaacggggttcccagccccaattaatcaactttcattaataattctcttcacatgttttgctcgattcatcagtaagcaacttaattttgcaatagacactcctccatggtatgagattgttggaaggcaccggaggattcggttagccatggcttgtgtaagcaaaggttggggggagtgtcatccttaaataaactaaaatacatgtgtaaacaaaagagaagagggatgatctaccttgctggtagagataacgtccttcatgggagccgctctttagaggtctgtttggcaagggggttagagtacccgctacttgtcgttgacaacaacaaacacctctcaaaactttacttttattctctttatatgatttcaaaactgaaaaagctctagcacatgatttaatccctgcttctctctgcgaagggcctgtcttttactttatgttgagtcagtaaacctatttccctccatctcaagcaagcattttagttgttgtgatcaaactattatattgtgatttgcttcatcatgtcttttattgtttagtacaagttttacctgaatgaatatagctttgaaagtcatcaatgattactatgattgagtatgcaagtttaccataagctttaatatgagagtgctgctcaatagataagtataatctgttaactgttctctgaccaagaacaaagtttgccatcaccaattatgatttcttatgcacctttatttgtgattaccttatacttgtttcaagttgagttatatgaggaagttgtttactagaatgtcttgtgtgaatgaatatgatgcttcttgtccgtatttgatttatcgactcttcactccataaacatgtggtcctgtttaccgagttcagtttcgcttggggacaagcgaggtctaagcttggggggagttgatacgtccaatttgcatcgctattttatatcataatttgctgttattcattgatatatttcatatttggagataatacttatgttatttcatctattttgcatgattcatgattattggaggatcgcgcaccggagccgggattctcgctggaaaaagcatcgtcagaacacaatatttcggaagatcaacaattgacgggaattacacgaaaactcctatttttccagatgacgaagggagccagaagggggagaagaggggacccgaggtgggcccaccccataggccggcgcggcccaaggcctggccgcgccgccctatgaggaggggggcccacaacccctctcgcctccttttcttcgcgtatgccttcgtcccgaaaatgtaagccagaaggggtacgtcacgaagagccacagccgcctctgcggggcggagaacaccagagagaaaagagctctccggcgggcaggaatccgccgggaaattcctcccggagggggaaatcgacgccatcgccaccgtcatcgagctagacatcatctccatcaccatcaccatcatcttcatcatcatcaccgccgtgtccaccgctgcacctcgtcaccgctgtagcaatttgggtttgatcttgattgtttgataggggaaactctcccggtgttgatttctacttgttattgatgctattgagtgaaaccgttgaaccaaggtttatgttcagattgttattcattatcatatcacctctgatcatgttccatatgatgtctcgtgagtagttcgtttagttcttgaggacatgggtgaagtctaaatgttagtagtgaagtatggttgagtaatattcaatgttatgatatttaagttgtggtgttattcttctagtggtgtcgtgtgaacatcgactacacgacacttcacctttatgggcctaggggaatgcatcttgtactcgtttgccaattgcggggttgccggagtgacgaaacctgaaccccgttggtatatcgatgcgggagggatcgcgggatctcagagtttaaggctgtggttagatttatcttaattactttcttgtagttgcggattcttgcaaggggtataatcacaagtatgtattagtcctaggaagggcggtacattagcataggttcacccacacaacacttatcaaaacaatgaagattaattagccgtatgtagcgaaagcactagactaaaatcccgtgtgtcctcgagaacgtttggtcattataagtaaacaaaccggcttgtcctttgtgctaaaaaggattgggtcactcgctgcaattgttactctcgcactttacttactcgtactttattcatctgttacatcaaaacccccgaatacttgtctcgtgagcatttacggtgaatccttcatcgaaactgcttgtcaacaccttctgctcctcgttgggatcgacattcttacttatcgaagatactacgatacaccccctatacttgtgggtcatcagtgtccgagccggactcgccggtgtggtagtgcctacggcaggctgtgtcgtcgaacaccttgacgatcatctcgccgttcccctcgtagaggaacgtgagctggcagccgggctcgagcgcgaggtcgcgggcgaacttgtcccaccccatgTGCAGGTACATGTTGCCCTGCCCGTCAAACAATACCTCGACAGGCCACcgacagaagttgcagctggcctcccgtacctGCAACTGGGCCGACATGACGTCATCGATGAACTCggtgaacttgtccgggagccgcttgatgccgagtgggtcgtcgtcgatgcggaggaggaactcgaagcagcgttcctcatgcgaagacaaggaaggcgcaggcgacggcgaccgtggggccgtagctgctccaccacggcggcccctgccccagcCCCGGGGGCGCCTAGGCCCGCGGCCtcaaccgcctcgccggccaccgggacccgccatggacttcctcgcgggtctggctgcgtcgcaggaagagctatgcggcgctacggtggagcttgtgcCGGCTAGAATTTGTGTGAacaagtggatgaggaagaagaacgtgcaccctctttatataggccggaggcaggcaACGGCCGCAGGATGCGTGGTTTCGCCATTACTGCgtcggcggaggtgggcggcggctgcTCGGCAGGCGAGACATCGccgttaacgtggcgcagactgccgaagcgacgcagcgacaCCAGTCGCTGGCGCGCTTGAGAAGAGGCATCaagccagggtcgctgccaggcgggccggacaaaacgtccgccagacgcgagcggacactttacgcgCAGTATCCGCAGAAACGCATCTgatgcgcatatttgggccaggtttgcgtcgtctCGGACGGTCCAATCACTTAGCGTCGCCCCGCTAGACCATGCCCCTATGCAGTTTTATGCCCgccagacgcaaacggtcgctcaatgTTCGTTTGCATCCGtctttggagatgcccttaaaacACTGCTCATAATAGTTCTTGCGGACTATGACAGGTGTCGTTCTGTGGAAGACACACGGACACAATCGAGCAATGCTACATCTACGGAAACAGCTACGGAATTTTCTTACGGACCGCACCAGGCAGCCTACACAATTAGAACGTGGCCCGGCTTTCACGGAGAGAATCAAAACTCAACCAATACATTCGTCGAACATCATGCCTTCGCGGCCACGATCGTCACCTTCCACAGCCTTTCCGACCCACAAACCCTCCCCAGCAGCCTCCCCGCCTCCGTCACCATCGCCGCGCTCCCCGCCGTCCAGATCGAAGACCTCCCCGCCGACGCCCTACGCGGCACCGTGCTCGTGGAGATCATCCGCCGCTCCCTTCCCAGCCTCCGAACCCTGCTCCTTTCCATCAGCTCCACCACCCCGATCGCCGCGATGGTGCCGGACTTCCTCTGCTCCACTGCGCTGCCCCTCGCCACCGAGCTCGGCGTGCCGGCATACATCTTCTTCGCCAGCAACATGAACTTTCTCTACCTGATGCACTGCCTGGTTGAGCTCCACGACGACGCTTTGCCTGGCGAGTACCGCGACCTCCCCGAGCCGATCGCGATGCCCGGCGGACTGTCGCTGCGCCGTGCAGACCTGCCGGAGGGGTACCGTTCTAGTAAGGCGACGGTCTACGCGCGGCTGCTCGAGGCAGGCCGACGATATCGCCTCGCCGACGGCTTCTTGGCGAACACCTTCAGTGAGATGGAACCTGCCACCGTGGAATCTTTCAAGCAGGTGGCGGCCCGAGGCGCGTTCCCGCCGGTGTTCCCTGTGGGGCCGCTTGTCCGGTCAAACTCCGATGAGGAAGCTGCTGGAGGCGCGTCGCCCTTGCTAGAGTGGCTGGACCGCCAGCCGGCGACGTCCGTGGTGTACGTCTCGTTCGGAAGCGGCGGGGCGCTGTCCGTGGAGCAGACGGCCGAGCTCGCTGCGGGTCTAGAGGCGAGCGGGCACAAGTTCCTGTGGGTGGTGCGGATGCCGAGCTTGGACGGCCGCGCCCAGGCCTTCGgggccggcggcgacgacgacgatccaCTGGCGTGGCTCCCCGAGGGCTTCCAGCAAAGGATCGAGGGCAGGGGCCTCGCGGTCGCAGCCTGGGCGCCTCAGGTGCGCGTGCTGTCCCACCCGGCGACGGCGGCCTTCGTGTcgcactgcgggtggaactccaCGCTGGAGGACGCGGTGGCCGGCGTGCCGATGATCGCGTGGCCGCTGCACACGGAGCAGAGCATGAACGCGCTCCTGCTCGAAGAGAGCCTCGGGGTGGCGCTGCGACCACGCGCGCGGGAGGACGGCGGCGTCGTGGCGCGCGAGGAGGTCGCCGCCGCGGTGAAGGAGCTCATGGAGGGGGATAAAGGGCGTGCCGTGCGGCGCCGCGCTGAGGAACTGCGGCAAGCGGCGGCGCGCGCTGTGTCGCCGGAAGGGTCGTCGCGCCGGGCGCTAGAGGATGTCGCCGCCAAGTGGAAAGCGGCGCTTAGAGGGTATATGTGATCGACGTGGCACGACCGGGAATTGTGATCAGCTGCACCATTTCATCTATGATCTATCTCGTGCTACTACTTTTGCTCATTAGTTTCCCGCTAGCACGGCCATCAGTCTTCTATGCTTGTAATGGAGTGGAGTGTTACAGTAGGGTTGCACTGTTGCTACATTGACTTCATAGGAGAGTAATCCTCCAATTACCGTACTCTCCGTCTCGTAAAATTTATctaagatttattaaaatttagatgtatctatatactagATACAACTTTCCTTGGACGGATGGGGTATTTCATCTCACCTGCTCCTCCAATGGTTTGATGTATTGTTTGCTCTGGTCTACACTTCTTTACCCAACACTGTAACTATTCAAATTAATCTGTAACACATAAAGAAAAACAGATAAGTGGTTTACCAAAATATGTTGTGATGTGCCAAAACTAGGTACTCCGAGATACATCTATTTATGGGCAATTAGTTTGAACTAGAGTGAGTAATAAAAATCGTCGCTAGGTGAATTTTGGAAGTGATTGATACTATAGCTCGAACTGATATATCGTGTTCGATGATACTTGACCTGATTGACCGGGCTCGATGATACTTGATCATGTAATTCACACGCTAGGTTCATGAGCACCACTTGGCGGCATTGGCCTCCTAGAGATCATACTAACGGGTACGTGGTGCATTTGACAGGAGGGAAGGCAATACATTGATGGTGAATAAGTTGGTCAAGCTCCAAAAATTCCAGCAAAGGCCAATGCCATCGCCACGTGGAGGGCAGAACCCCAACTACCAAACCATAAACTCGGTGGAACCAGAGTATGACAGTACAACCATACCAGGGCACCTTCTTCTAAACTCCGCTAATTAGAGCTTTGTCGTGGTtggggaagaagaagggaaatgTCGGTGTTTCGatttccatggtgaagtcagtggTGCAGGATGTCATAGCGGCTGAGGTCCGAGGTCTAATAATGGCGGCGTGTCTTCGGGGCGATGAGGACTTTGCT contains:
- the LOC124697267 gene encoding hydroquinone glucosyltransferase-like → MQFYARQTQTVAQCSFASVFGDALKTLLIIVLADYDRCRSVEDTRTQSSNATSTETATEFSYGPHQAAYTIRTWPGFHGENQNSTNTFVEHHAFAATIVTFHSLSDPQTLPSSLPASVTIAALPAVQIEDLPADALRGTVLVEIIRRSLPSLRTLLLSISSTTPIAAMVPDFLCSTALPLATELGVPAYIFFASNMNFLYLMHCLVELHDDALPGEYRDLPEPIAMPGGLSLRRADLPEGYRSSKATVYARLLEAGRRYRLADGFLANTFSEMEPATVESFKQVAARGAFPPVFPVGPLVRSNSDEEAAGGASPLLEWLDRQPATSVVYVSFGSGGALSVEQTAELAAGLEASGHKFLWVVRMPSLDGRAQAFGAGGDDDDPLAWLPEGFQQRIEGRGLAVAAWAPQVRVLSHPATAAFVSHCGWNSTLEDAVAGVPMIAWPLHTEQSMNALLLEESLGVALRPRAREDGGVVAREEVAAAVKELMEGDKGRAVRRRAEELRQAAARAVSPEGSSRRALEDVAAKWKAALRGYM